The window TTTCGATAAGCTTGCCTTGAATATTTACGAAAAACAAAAGATGCGACAACGATAAATGGTACAACAATTAAGATATAGAGTGTCAGTTTAGCGTCCATAACAAACATAATTACGAACACTCCTACAATTGATATTATATTTCGAAATAGATTAATTATAACGTCGGTGTATAACATGTTTAATGTATCTGTATCAGAGGTGACTCTTGTAACAAGTTTTCCGATTGGCACATTATTAAATTGAGAAATTGATAAAGATTCTATATGATTAAACACATCTTCTCTAATATTATAAATGATTTTTTGTCCAGTCGTTTGTAATAAAATCGTTTGTTTATAAGATACAAATGCCGCAACAATCAAAACGATTAAATATATAACAACTATTAAAATAATTTTAGAAAATTGAATTTGGTCTTCTCCTAAAGCATCTAATACTTCAGATAAAAATAATGGCCCAACTAAATCCAAAGCAACAACTATAATGACGAGTATCGTTGCAATAAATAATTGTTTTAGGAATGGTTTAACATAAAATAATAATCGCTTGATAATCGTCCAATCGTTCATTTGACGGTTTGTTAATGTGTCAATATCTAAAAAGGAACGCGCCATTTACTCCACCCCCGCAATTTCAGCTTCTAATTGTTGATGAAGTACCATTTCAGCATACAGTTTTGATGAATTTAGTAATTCATCATGAGATCCAATTGCGAGAATTTCACCTTCATCAATCAAAATGATTTTATCTGCATTTTTGATGGTTGAAATTCTATGAGCAATAATGATGGATGTTTTTCCTTTTCTAAGCTTTGTAAGATTTTGTATGATTTCCTCTTCTGTTTTTGTATCTACCGCGCTAAAAGAATCATCCATAATTAAAATCTGTGGATTTTTAAGCAAGGCTCTCGCAATCGAAATACGTTGTTTTTGCCCGCCAGATAATGTGACTCCTCTTTCTCCAACCATGGTATCATATTGGTTAGGAAAGTCTATAATATTTTCATGAACATCACTGTATTTTGCCATTTGTTCAATTAATTCTGAATCAGCAAAATCGGTAGAAAACGAAATATTGTTTTTTATGATATCAGAAAAAATAAAGTTATCTTGAGGAACATATCCAATGGAATCTCTTAATTGTTTAATTGGCAATTTCATAATATCATAATCATCAATCAGAATTTCGTTTGTCTTTAAATTAAAAAGTCGTAAAAGCAAATCGACAATCGTGGTTTTTCCAGAACCAGTTCTACCTATAATTCCAACCATTTGTCCTTTTTCAATTACAAAATTGATATTTTTTAGTACTTTTTCTCTTGTTCCAGGATATGAAAAGGTTAAATTATTGAATGTAATTTTTCCTTCAATGTGATCAATTTCAACACAAGATTCGTCATCAACAATTTCAATAGGTTCATTTAAAAATCCGCTAATTCTTTGAAGACTAGCATTGGCTTGAGAACGCATATTGATTAATCTTCCTACTGCCATCATTGGCCAAATAAGCATTCCAAAATAAGCAACATACCTCGTTAAATCTCCAATGGAAAATTTTAATGGGTCTGTAATATCTAAAGCAACAGTCCGGTAAACTAGATATCCACCAATTCCTATCATCATAATCCGTATTAAGGTTATAAACATTTCAATTGATACACTCATTAAAGTGGATGCCTTTACAAATGAAACGTTTTTATCTTGATTATCTTTATTGATTTTTCCAAAAGCTCTCATTTCTTTTACTTCGTTCACAAATGCTTTTATTACGCTTATCCCATAAAAATTTTCTTGGGTAAAGTCGCTCATGTTTTCAAACGCTTTTTGTTTCGCTTTGAATTTTTTTCCTGTAATTCTAGAAATAAACGTAGCCATAATCGCTATTAGGGTTAAAGGAATCAGAGCGAAAAACGTTATTGTCTTATCTAAAGCATACATTTTATAAAATGCCATTCCACCTAAAGCAAACACATCAAAAAACATCATTAGTCCTGGACCAAAGGCCATACGAACCGCATTTAGATCGTTTGTAAAAAGAGCCATTAATCCTCCGGATTTTTTTTCTTGATAATAGCGTTGACTTAATTTTTCTGCATGAGAAAACATCATATTTCTTAGTTCATAATCTACTCTTCTAGATGTACCAAAAATGAAGATTCTCCACAAGAATCTTCCTCCTACTATAATTAGAGCGATTTTAATCAAATCCATCATAAATGCTTTTAATACTTCTGAAGTTAACGTCTCATATTCGAGGCCTTCTATGATGCTTCCAGTAATATCTGGAATAAGCAATTGATAGAAATCTACTGCAACTAATGCTGCAACACCGATTAAAAAGAAAAACCCGTATTTTAGATAAAATTTATTGACGTGTTTTCCAAAAATCAAATTACGCACCCCCAAGAAAGAAACAGATTTATTGTACTTCATCTCGTAAGAAATTACAATTTAAAAAAACAAAAAGATTGATATCTTTTTCATATGTTTTTATCGCCTTTATCCATACTTATGCATCCTAAAACAAAAAAACCAGCTATCTTCGGAAACAATCTTCCTAATATAGCTGGTTTTAAATTTAGAATCTAACTAAAATCTTTTTTATCCTATTCTGGGTTTGTATAAGAAAGCACTGCACTAATTATTACAAATGATCCTGTAACATCAGTGATTCCCGCTTCTCCAAACATAACCATTGAAGTGAAAGAATCAAGTGAAATAACAACGGTTTGTTCTGCACCTGTAAAAGTAACAGTTTGTTCATTTACGCTGTTATCGTTTGGTTTTAACAGAATGGATTTGTCCACAGTTCCTTGAACTACTAAAGTCATTGTGTTCATTCCTAAAGCTAAATCTTCATCAAACAAATACTTCATAAATGCCCATTCTTGACCAGCAATTTTTGTATAATTTACAAGAAGTGAATCATCTAATTGTGGAGTGAATGTATAAGTATCTA is drawn from Bacillota bacterium and contains these coding sequences:
- a CDS encoding ABC transporter ATP-binding protein/permease; the encoded protein is MIFGKHVNKFYLKYGFFFLIGVAALVAVDFYQLLIPDITGSIIEGLEYETLTSEVLKAFMMDLIKIALIIVGGRFLWRIFIFGTSRRVDYELRNMMFSHAEKLSQRYYQEKKSGGLMALFTNDLNAVRMAFGPGLMMFFDVFALGGMAFYKMYALDKTITFFALIPLTLIAIMATFISRITGKKFKAKQKAFENMSDFTQENFYGISVIKAFVNEVKEMRAFGKINKDNQDKNVSFVKASTLMSVSIEMFITLIRIMMIGIGGYLVYRTVALDITDPLKFSIGDLTRYVAYFGMLIWPMMAVGRLINMRSQANASLQRISGFLNEPIEIVDDESCVEIDHIEGKITFNNLTFSYPGTREKVLKNINFVIEKGQMVGIIGRTGSGKTTIVDLLLRLFNLKTNEILIDDYDIMKLPIKQLRDSIGYVPQDNFIFSDIIKNNISFSTDFADSELIEQMAKYSDVHENIIDFPNQYDTMVGERGVTLSGGQKQRISIARALLKNPQILIMDDSFSAVDTKTEEEIIQNLTKLRKGKTSIIIAHRISTIKNADKIILIDEGEILAIGSHDELLNSSKLYAEMVLHQQLEAEIAGVE